The proteins below come from a single Methyloprofundus sedimenti genomic window:
- the bfr gene encoding bacterioferritin, with the protein MQGDTKVIEFLNKALENELTAINQYFLHARMYKNWGFSKLNEKEYHESIDEMKHADMLIERILFLDGLPNLQNIGKILIGENPKEMLNCDLKLELIAIPLLREAIEYCEKVSDFVSRELFTHILDSEEEHVDWIETQLELIDKVGIENYLQSQM; encoded by the coding sequence ATGCAAGGCGATACTAAAGTCATTGAATTCCTTAATAAAGCATTAGAAAACGAATTAACGGCTATTAACCAATATTTTTTACATGCCAGAATGTATAAAAACTGGGGATTTTCAAAACTGAACGAAAAGGAATATCACGAGTCAATTGACGAAATGAAGCATGCTGATATGCTAATTGAGCGCATTTTATTTCTTGACGGTCTGCCTAATCTGCAAAATATTGGCAAAATTCTGATTGGTGAAAATCCAAAAGAAATGCTTAATTGTGACTTAAAATTAGAGCTTATAGCTATTCCATTACTGCGTGAAGCCATTGAGTACTGTGAAAAAGTCAGTGACTTTGTTTCTCGTGAATTATTTACCCATATACTGGACAGTGAAGAAGAGCATGTAGACTGGATTGAAACTCAGCTAGAGTTAATAGATAAAGTCGGCATAGAAAATTACTTGCAATCGCAAATGTAA
- a CDS encoding (2Fe-2S)-binding protein — MYICVCKAVTDSQLQTAIDNGMNTRKELYQCLGVGSSCGKCNRHVRELVNKNSVPSTEIPVII, encoded by the coding sequence ATGTATATTTGTGTTTGCAAAGCAGTGACTGATTCGCAGCTTCAAACTGCTATTGATAATGGTATGAATACGCGCAAAGAACTGTATCAATGTCTAGGCGTAGGCTCTAGCTGTGGAAAATGCAATCGTCATGTGCGTGAGTTAGTTAATAAAAATAGTGTGCCTTCGACTGAAATACCCGTTATTATTTAG
- a CDS encoding cold-shock protein, translating to MSKGTVKWFNADKGFGFITPEDGSKDLFVHHSEIQAGGGYATLNDGQAVEFEVGQGQKGPCANKVVPI from the coding sequence ATGAGTAAAGGTACAGTTAAATGGTTCAATGCCGATAAAGGTTTCGGTTTCATTACACCTGAAGATGGCAGTAAAGATTTGTTTGTTCATCATTCCGAAATTCAGGCAGGCGGTGGATACGCAACATTGAATGATGGTCAGGCTGTTGAATTTGAAGTTGGCCAGGGTCAAAAAGGCCCATGTGCAAATAAAGTGGTACCAATTTAG
- a CDS encoding beta-class carbonic anhydrase, translated as MANVNTDKLLENNKLYASGQEVHKSSHPGKQPINPAKHVAVVACMDARLDVEDLLGLQTGDAHIIRNAGGVITDDAIRCLIISHHLLNTNEIILIHHTRCGMLAFTDDLLKAGLEGDPAAEALLGQATGRKFTSCHDSSSTPAQFHAFRGPLEALDSPRNEQQTERLTWDVRRSISRVMNHPWIPTEGPDASTVRGFIYDVDTGKLEEVSYPGPMGTFG; from the coding sequence ATGGCTAACGTGAACACAGATAAATTGTTAGAAAACAATAAACTATATGCGAGTGGTCAGGAAGTGCATAAATCATCTCATCCTGGAAAACAACCGATTAATCCAGCTAAACATGTGGCTGTTGTGGCTTGTATGGATGCGCGCCTTGATGTTGAAGACTTACTTGGCTTACAAACTGGAGATGCTCATATCATCCGTAATGCAGGAGGGGTTATAACCGATGATGCAATCCGTTGCCTGATTATCTCGCACCATCTACTTAACACTAATGAAATTATATTAATCCACCACACACGTTGTGGTATGTTAGCTTTTACCGACGACCTGCTTAAAGCTGGATTGGAAGGTGACCCAGCGGCTGAGGCGCTACTTGGGCAAGCTACAGGACGCAAATTTACAAGCTGCCACGACAGCTCTTCAACACCTGCCCAGTTTCATGCCTTTCGTGGTCCACTCGAAGCGCTTGATTCACCACGTAATGAGCAGCAAACTGAGCGTCTGACCTGGGATGTAAGGCGATCAATATCCAGAGTTATGAATCATCCATGGATACCTACAGAAGGGCCTGATGCTTCGACTGTGCGAGGATTTATCTATGATGTTGATACAGGAAAACTTGAGGAAGTGAGCTACCCAGGGCCGATGGGTACGTTCGGCTAG